The following are encoded in a window of Echeneis naucrates chromosome 19, fEcheNa1.1, whole genome shotgun sequence genomic DNA:
- the klhl11 gene encoding kelch-like protein 11 — MSVLDCLFTCVVYAYELLPRISQSFHAPVRLASSCGMAAADGPEDGCRSGGAQGAVTGDREPEEAEEFTCPAYCSELSRRQNEQRKAGLFCDLTLVFRSGGPSGESVQTLSAHRSVLSAASQYFALLLGGHFSESLSGRVELKEWSSETGPDPDTVSGVIQFMYTGEIRVTTANVHDVLELADRFLLAQLKCFCGEFLMKKLTLSNCVAVHSLAHMYTLDQLAVGAAETIRRNFHKVIRKEEFHTLPFHLVRDWLSDSEITVDSEQELFETIVKWVHQNIKEREKHFVELFSLLRLPQIAPTILTRVVRKEPLVVNSAPCQKLVSDTLELQAVHFESLKLAGDVELHDSCTAAIQPRFGQNMDVIMVVGGVSEAGEYLSECVGYFVAEDRWVNLPHIHNHLDGHAIAVTDSHVYVAGSMEPGFAKMAERYNPNLNIWEHVSSLASRKHSFSLIHVKDILYSIGGHGNFSPGFKDVTIYEPEHDEWQNLEPAPKILRDVKTVSVEDRYVYVMARTPVDMDSGDGLSTVTICYDTKSHKWKDVDSLPLIDNYCQFQMAVASTNFYHTASCCPKNYKITVEAAQQKISRNISDDILDSLPPEVLGMEGAAICYLGEDIFIIGGWRNNNNMDKQYRKEAYRYCTERKRWMLLPPLPQPRCRAAACHVRIPYHYLYGCQRYPMPQNLARQRDRMQQMQQLHRRTLTLRRQLQSQIEC; from the exons ATGTCCGTTCTTGattgtttgtttacttgtgttgttTATGCCTACGAGCTGCTGCCGAGGATAAGTCAGAGCTTCCATGCGCCGGTGAGACTCGCCTCCTCCTGCGGCATGGCGGCGGCGGACGGGCCGGAGGACGGCTGTCGGAGCGGCGGCGCGCAGGGAGCGGTAACAGGTGACCGGGAACCGGAGGAGGCCGAGGAGTTCACCTGCCCTGCCTACTGCTCCGAGCTCTCCCGCCGGCAGAACGAGCAGAGAAAGGCCGGGCTCTTCTGCGACCTGACGCTGGTGTTCCGCTCCGGCGGGCCGTCCGGGGAATCGGTGCAGACTCTCTCCGCCCACCGCTCGGTCTTATCCGCGGCGTCGCAATACTTCGCCCTGCTGCTGGGCGGACACTTCTCAGAGTCTCTGTCCGGCCGAGTGGAGCTGAAGGAGTGGAGCTCGGAAACCGGGCCGGACCCGGACACTGTGAGCGGTGTCATACAGTTCATGTACACGGGAGAGATCAGAGTAACCACCGCAAACGTGCACGACGTGCTGGAGCTTGCCGACAG GTTCCTGCTGGCGCAGCTAAAGTGCTTCTGTGGGGAGTTTCTGATGAAGAAGCTGACTTTGTCCAACTGTGTGGCCGTGCACAGCCTCGCCCACATGTACACTCTGGACCAGTTGGCCGTGGGAGCTGCTGAGACGATTAGAAGGAACTTCCACAAAGTTATCCGCAAGGAGGAATTCCACACGCTGCCGTTTCACCTGGTGCGAGACTGGCTGTCAGACTCAGAAATCACAGTTGATTCTGAACAGGAATTGTTTGAAACCATCGTAAAATGGGTGCACCAAAACATCAAGGAGCGGGAGAAGCACTTTGTGGAGCTGTTTAGCCTTTTGAGGCTGCCGCAGATCGCCCCCaccatcctgacacgtgtggTGAGAAAGGAGCCTTTAGTGGTGAACAGTGCACCTTGTCAGAAGTTGGTGTCTGACACACTTGAGCTCCAGGCTGTCCATTTTGAAAGCCTAAAGTTAGCTGGAGATGTAGAGCTGCATGACTCCTGCACGGCAGCGATCCAGCCACGTTTTGGCCAAAATATGGATGTTATCATGGTAGTGGGGGGTGTTTCAGAAGCTGGAGAGTACCTGAGTGAGTGTGTGGGCTACTTTGTTGCTGAAGATCGCTGGGTCAACCTGCCACACATTCACAACCACCTTGATGGACATGCTATTGCGGTCACTGACAGCCATGTGTATGTGGCAGGATCCATGGAGCCGGGCTTTGCCAAGATGGCGGAACGCTACAACCCCAACCTGAACATCTGGGAGCACGTCAGCAGCCTGGCCTCCCGCAAACACTCCTTCAGCCTCATACATGTCAAAGACATACTGTACAGCATCGGTGGTCATGGCAACTTCAGTCCCGGCTTTAAGGACGTTACCATCTACGAGCCTGAACACGATGAGTGGCAGAATCTTGAGCCAGCGCCAAAAATACTGCGAGACGTAAAAACAGTGAGTGTGGAGGATCGCTACGTGTACGTGATGGCCAGGACCCCTGTAGACATGGACAGTGGGGATGGACTGAGCACTGTAACCATTTGTTATGACACAAAGAGTCACAAATGGAAGGACGTGGACTCCTTACCGCTAATTGATAACTATTGTCAGTTTCAAATGGCTGTTGCATCCACCAACTTCTACCACACAGCCTCCTGTTGCCCTAagaactacaaaataacagtcGAAGCTGCACAGCAGAAAATCAGCAGGAACATCTCAGATGACATCCTCGACAGCCTCCCACCAGAAGTCCTTGGTATGGAGGGCGCTGCCATCTGCTACCTGGGTGAAGACATATTCATCATCGGCGGGtggagaaacaacaacaacatggacaaGCAATATCGAAAGGAGGCCTATCGATACTGCACAGAGAGGAAGCGTTGGATGCTGCTGCCTCCCTTACCTCAGCCTCGCTGCCGAGCCGCAGCCTGCCACGTTCGCATCCCATACCATTACCTGTACGGCTGCCAGCGTTACCCCATGCCCCAGAACCTGGCTCGACAACGAGACCGCatgcagcagatgcagcagctccACCGACGCACCCTCACTCTGCGGAGACAGTTGCAGTCTCAGATTGAATGTTGA